From candidate division WOR-3 bacterium, a single genomic window includes:
- a CDS encoding amidophosphoribosyltransferase — protein sequence MCGIIGYLEKKERKDLGEVAYISLEMLQHRGQDAAGIYTFEGNLIKGQGSVDQVFRREVIKSIEGRGFIGQTRYPTTKTKEEAQPIEYESLAMVHNGHIYNVSEIIEKFGNPGFESGIDIIAFFSIFKKEKDILKFSESSLKNLKGGYSLLGIFKDKYLFALRDPYGIRPLFYSYDENRIAITSETIVLEKLGFNEFFELKRGNLLMIDKDLNIKEYEHVEKENKFCSFEIVYFSRTTSKYKGKQIFEYREELGKVLCNLFLESHKNFDFKDTIISPVPETSRAAAEGFFKRLKEKGIEIPLVDVLEKHRYGGRNFIKPSEEIRRREVFYTLTPIEKNVRNKKIILIDDSIVRGTTSSKMVKLLREKGAKEIHLAITFPPIRYSCFYGIDTPTREELIASFKSVEEVGREIGVDTLTYMTLEGLKKVLGNEICYACHDGSYVNI from the coding sequence ATGTGTGGAATAATAGGTTATTTAGAAAAAAAAGAAAGAAAGGATTTAGGCGAAGTTGCTTATATTTCCCTTGAAATGCTTCAGCACAGAGGTCAGGATGCAGCAGGTATATATACTTTTGAAGGGAATTTAATAAAGGGGCAAGGTTCAGTTGACCAGGTTTTTAGGAGGGAAGTTATAAAGAGTATAGAGGGAAGGGGTTTTATAGGGCAGACAAGGTATCCAACTACAAAAACAAAAGAAGAAGCTCAGCCAATTGAATATGAATCCCTTGCTATGGTTCATAATGGCCATATTTATAATGTTTCGGAAATTATTGAAAAATTTGGAAACCCAGGTTTTGAATCAGGAATAGATATTATTGCTTTTTTTTCAATATTTAAAAAGGAAAAGGATATTTTAAAATTTTCAGAAAGCTCTTTAAAAAATTTAAAAGGTGGCTATTCTCTTCTTGGAATTTTTAAAGATAAATATTTATTTGCCTTAAGGGACCCCTACGGCATAAGACCACTTTTTTATTCCTATGATGAAAATAGAATAGCTATCACTTCTGAAACAATTGTTCTTGAAAAACTTGGATTTAACGAATTTTTTGAACTTAAAAGGGGCAATCTTTTAATGATTGATAAAGATTTAAATATTAAAGAATATGAACATGTTGAAAAAGAAAATAAATTCTGTTCCTTTGAGATTGTTTATTTTTCAAGAACAACCTCAAAATATAAAGGTAAACAGATTTTTGAATACAGGGAAGAACTCGGTAAGGTTTTATGTAACCTATTTCTTGAATCTCACAAGAATTTTGATTTTAAGGATACAATAATTTCTCCTGTTCCTGAAACATCAAGGGCAGCAGCTGAGGGATTTTTTAAAAGATTGAAAGAAAAGGGTATAGAAATTCCCCTTGTGGATGTTCTTGAAAAACATAGATACGGGGGAAGGAATTTTATAAAGCCTTCTGAGGAAATAAGAAGAAGAGAGGTCTTCTATACCTTAACACCAATTGAAAAAAATGTGAGAAATAAAAAGATTATTTTGATTGATGATAGTATTGTAAGGGGAACAACATCCAGTAAGATGGTTAAATTATTGAGGGAAAAGGGAGCAAAAGAAATTCACCTTGCCATTACATTTCCACCTATAAGATATTCCTGTTTTTATGGAATTGATACCCCCACAAGAGAAGAACTGATCGCTTCCTTTAAGAGTGTAGAAGAAGTAGGTAGGGAAATAGGTGTAGATACTTTAACATATATGACACTTGAAGGTTTAAAGAAAGTTCTTGGTAATGAAATCTGTTATGCTTGTCATGATGGTTCTTATGTAAATATTTGA
- a CDS encoding radical SAM protein, with product MRCEICKKNFDYIPLILRICKNCLINNFENIKDKLISIHKKSREKYELSFPDKKEGIKCFLCARECILGENEKGFCGLRMVKDKKILNFCKHDEGFFKFYYDPLPTNCVADFVCSGHKAYGKYNLAVFYETCSLNCLFCQNYHFRFTKPWKERPSSYVELVKALNPDVYCICFFGGDPTTQGIHSLKLAEEAIKMGKVVCFESNGMWNRKILKRVLDVVKKSGGILKFDIKAFSPEVYFALTGSDGKKVFENFEFSVNYLKEFSSKHLCVSTLMVPGYLDDYEISKIAEFIAKLNPEIPYALLAFAPHFEMNDVRQNYKREAERFYEIAKEKGLKNVRIGNVFLLK from the coding sequence ATGAGATGTGAAATATGTAAAAAAAATTTTGATTATATTCCTTTAATTTTAAGAATATGTAAAAATTGTTTGATTAATAATTTTGAAAATATAAAGGATAAATTAATTTCTATTCATAAAAAATCAAGGGAAAAATATGAACTTTCTTTTCCTGATAAAAAGGAAGGCATCAAGTGTTTTTTATGTGCAAGGGAGTGTATCTTGGGTGAGAATGAGAAGGGATTCTGTGGTTTGAGAATGGTTAAGGATAAAAAAATTTTAAATTTCTGTAAACATGATGAAGGTTTTTTTAAATTTTATTATGATCCACTTCCTACAAACTGTGTTGCTGACTTTGTTTGTTCAGGGCATAAGGCTTATGGTAAATATAATTTAGCGGTATTTTATGAAACCTGTTCCTTAAATTGTTTATTTTGTCAGAATTATCATTTTAGATTTACAAAGCCCTGGAAAGAGAGACCTTCTTCTTATGTTGAACTTGTGAAGGCTTTAAACCCTGATGTTTACTGTATTTGTTTTTTTGGTGGTGATCCGACAACGCAAGGTATTCATTCTTTAAAGCTTGCTGAGGAAGCTATTAAAATGGGAAAAGTTGTTTGTTTCGAATCAAATGGAATGTGGAACAGGAAAATACTCAAAAGGGTTTTAGATGTTGTTAAAAAAAGTGGAGGAATTTTAAAGTTTGATATTAAAGCTTTTTCACCTGAAGTTTATTTTGCTTTAACAGGAAGTGATGGTAAAAAGGTCTTTGAAAATTTTGAGTTTTCAGTAAATTATCTTAAAGAGTTTTCTTCAAAACATTTATGTGTATCAACTCTTATGGTTCCCGGTTATCTGGATGATTATGAAATTTCAAAAATTGCAGAGTTTATAGCTAAACTTAATCCAGAAATTCCCTATGCTTTACTTGCTTTTGCCCCACATTTTGAAATGAATGATGTAAGGCAGAATTATAAGAGGGAGGCAGAAAGATTTTATGAAATAGCAAAAGAAAAGGGACTTAAAAATGTAAGAATAGGTAATGTTTTTCTATTAAAATAG
- the kdsB gene encoding 3-deoxy-manno-octulosonate cytidylyltransferase translates to MKLVIAIPSRYSSKRFPGKPLALIKGKPMIEWVYEKAKKAKEVLENSFDLIEIIIATDDERIKKVCEKFNAKVIMTDSSIPSGTDRIYHATKNMNYDYIMNLQGDEPTIYEKDLIRLIEETVKNNYPSATLIYKTNESIESPDTVKVVIDREGKALYFSRAKIPYGRDFKPPFYLKHIGVYIYRKDILEKFVNLKESYLESVEKLEQLRLLENGIPIYCIFAERDTVPVDRKEDIEEAEKFL, encoded by the coding sequence ATGAAGCTTGTAATTGCGATACCCTCAAGATATTCTTCAAAAAGGTTTCCTGGAAAACCTCTTGCACTTATAAAAGGAAAACCGATGATTGAATGGGTTTATGAAAAAGCAAAAAAGGCAAAAGAAGTTCTTGAAAATTCCTTTGACTTGATTGAAATAATTATAGCAACTGATGATGAAAGGATAAAAAAAGTTTGTGAAAAATTTAATGCAAAAGTTATTATGACAGATTCTTCAATTCCTTCAGGAACAGATAGAATATATCATGCAACAAAGAATATGAATTATGATTATATAATGAATTTACAGGGAGATGAACCTACAATTTATGAAAAGGACCTTATAAGGTTGATAGAAGAAACAGTAAAAAATAATTATCCTTCAGCAACACTTATTTATAAAACAAATGAAAGTATTGAAAGCCCTGATACAGTTAAAGTTGTAATTGATAGGGAAGGTAAGGCACTTTATTTTTCAAGGGCAAAAATTCCTTATGGAAGGGATTTTAAACCTCCCTTTTATTTAAAGCATATAGGAGTTTATATTTACAGGAAGGATATATTAGAAAAATTTGTTAATTTAAAGGAAAGTTATCTTGAAAGTGTGGAAAAGCTTGAGCAACTAAGATTACTTGAAAATGGAATTCCCATCTATTGCATTTTTGCAGAAAGAGATACTGTGCCTGTTGATAGAAAGGAGGATATAGAAGAAGCTGAGAAATTTTTATGA